TAAAATACGAGGTTAGATGGTGAAAATGACATCTCTAGATGAAGGAAAAATAAAGCAAAGCTTATCAAAGGTGTGTACTGTATATATTTTTagagtatatacatatatttttaatattatttttaatacatacactttaatgatatttataaaatgtattttatcttTTAGTATCAAAATGCTGACATCACTAAGAAACATGTCATGAAAGTTTTGAATCTTTATAAGGGTCTAAAATATAATGTAGAACCATTTGGTAAGTGTAAGAAATGTATCTTCTTTAAAAAAAGAATGTATTTATTTCTAACtttataataacgtataaaaataaatataagaaacatGAATTAATTTATTGCTAATGTATTTTATCTTATAACAGTATTTAATGATGGATCGCGCAAAGAATTGTTTAATTTACAAGGAACAATACCTGTCTCTTTTAAAGGTGATATAATTAGATTCTTCCGTAAAAAGCAATTGAAGAAGtacaaaacaaatttttatgttATATTGGTTTTAGGTACCTATTACAACATTCCTATATGTATATGGTTAATGGATACACATCCTAATAATGCACCTATGTGCTATGTTAAGCCTACTGCTGATATGGACATTAAAGTGAGCATGTTTGTGGATCATAATGGGAAGATTTATTTACCATATCTTCATGACTGGTTGCCAGTAAGTAATTTGTATATAGTTATGTCTTATTATCCATTATCTTATGATATCATTATAGTAGTGTATCGTTATTATGTTTAGCACTCATCTGATTTACTTAGTCTAATTCAAATAATGATTGTAACATTTGGAGACCAACCACCTGTTTATGCTAAACCACGAAAAGGTATACAAAAAAGTTCTACACCTTATCCAGTACAACGTAAGTATTtgtcatttttaaatattcacatgaaaattctattattaaagaatacaattttatatagCTTTCATGCCTGTACCTGGAAGTGGAACACATATACCTGGTTCTAGTTTTCCACCATATCCACAAAATTCACAGTATCCAGGTGGGAGTAATATTTATTCTCCATACATGTCTACTACATCTTCTGGGTTTCCATACCAGGGCTCGTATGGTTCATATGGAGGAAGTGCATCAAATTATCCATCACAGGGATGTACTGGCTCCTTTCCATACCCTCCATCAACACAGCCAGTAAGTTATAATTTTTAAcaggtaaataatatacattattagTACTAATCTCTTGTTTACAATTTTCAAGTCACCAACAGTACCTGCCACAGCTGGTGCATCAGGTACAATTACAGAAGAACATATTAGAGCATCTTTATTGTCAGCAGTAGAAGATAAATTAAGACGAAGACTTAAAGAACAGTTCTCACAATTGGTAGCCGAGTTAGAAACGTTACGTCGAACACAACAAGAACTCACAAGCGGATTTACCCATCTTACCGACTTGTTCGAAagattaaaaaaagagaaagccGAACTTGAAAAAAATATAACTATACTCCAAGACAAAGAAGCTGAATTGGaaaaagaaattgcaaaacTTTCTGACAATCAGTCAATAGATGTTGATGAAGCTGTTACAACGATCGCACCACTTTATAAAcagtatgtatttttaaatagttATTTGTTTTCAATTCTTTTAAGTAACATTATTGTTTTTTGTACAATTGTAGAATGTTAAACGCGTTTGCGGAAGAAGCAGCCACAGAAGATGCTATATATTATTTGGGTGAAGCTTTACGTTGTGGTATCATAGATTTAGATGCATTTTTGAAACAGGTGCGACAGCTTTCACGCAGACAATTTATGCTAAGAGCACTTATGCAACGCTGTCGCCAAAAAGCGGGTTTGGCTGGTTAAACATTCTACTCAATTTTTACGAAGTTACActattcaatattttattttattacaaatgatGTATGCAAAACAAACTATATAAATCCCACAATAATAGAGGGATAGAGATATATGTTATAAAAAAGAAGCATCCTCGTTATAGAAATTGTATGCTATATATACAGTGATGTATTTTTGTTTCATGTTGTATACATTTTGTTCATAACAAAGGACTTGAACGTAAAACTTTTATACATAAAACTGAACAaaaacatacatacacacacacacacacacatatatatatatatacaaccaAAATGAA
This portion of the Bombus affinis isolate iyBomAffi1 chromosome 1, iyBomAffi1.2, whole genome shotgun sequence genome encodes:
- the LOC126921814 gene encoding tumor susceptibility gene 101 protein isoform X2 — its product is MDTHPNNAPMCYVKPTADMDIKVSMFVDHNGKIYLPYLHDWLPHSSDLLSLIQIMIVTFGDQPPVYAKPRKGIQKSSTPYPVQPFMPVPGSGTHIPGSSFPPYPQNSQYPGGSNIYSPYMSTTSSGFPYQGSYGSYGGSASNYPSQGCTGSFPYPPSTQPSPTVPATAGASGTITEEHIRASLLSAVEDKLRRRLKEQFSQLVAELETLRRTQQELTSGFTHLTDLFERLKKEKAELEKNITILQDKEAELEKEIAKLSDNQSIDVDEAVTTIAPLYKQMLNAFAEEAATEDAIYYLGEALRCGIIDLDAFLKQVRQLSRRQFMLRALMQRCRQKAGLAG
- the LOC126921814 gene encoding tumor susceptibility gene 101 protein isoform X1, yielding MVKMTSLDEGKIKQSLSKYQNADITKKHVMKVLNLYKGLKYNVEPFVFNDGSRKELFNLQGTIPVSFKGTYYNIPICIWLMDTHPNNAPMCYVKPTADMDIKVSMFVDHNGKIYLPYLHDWLPHSSDLLSLIQIMIVTFGDQPPVYAKPRKGIQKSSTPYPVQPFMPVPGSGTHIPGSSFPPYPQNSQYPGGSNIYSPYMSTTSSGFPYQGSYGSYGGSASNYPSQGCTGSFPYPPSTQPSPTVPATAGASGTITEEHIRASLLSAVEDKLRRRLKEQFSQLVAELETLRRTQQELTSGFTHLTDLFERLKKEKAELEKNITILQDKEAELEKEIAKLSDNQSIDVDEAVTTIAPLYKQMLNAFAEEAATEDAIYYLGEALRCGIIDLDAFLKQVRQLSRRQFMLRALMQRCRQKAGLAG